Below is a genomic region from Persicimonas caeni.
CCTGAACGTCGACGAGATCTTCCATCTGCTCGACAGCCACGCGCCCGACGACGTGCTCGGCGTGCGCAATATGGCCATCTGGGAGGTCGGTTACGGCTGCGGGCTTCGCGCCTCCGAGATCGTCGGGCTCGACGTGCCCGACGTGCACTTCGACGACGGCTGGGTGCGCGTGGTCGGCAAGGGCGACAAGGAGCGGCAGGTGCCGCTGGGTCGCAAGGCTGCAAGGGCGCTCGAGACGTATCTGAGCCGGCGCATGGAGCTTGTCTCCGGCGAGTCCGAAGAACAGGCGCTCTTTTTGAACTACAAGGGCGGACGATTGAGCACGCGCAGCCTGCGCCGCCTGCTCAAAGAGCACCTGGTGCGCGCCGGCCTCGACACCAGCATCACGCCCCACGGGCTGCGCCACTCCTACGCCACCCACCTGCTCGACTCCGGCGCCGACCTTCGCGGCATCCAAGAGCTTTTGGGCCACGCCAATCTGTCGACCACCCAGCGCTACACCCACGTGTCGGTCGATCGCCTCATGGAGGTCTACGACAAGACCCATCCGTTGGCGAAGAAGAAGAACGACGACGACTGAACCCCTGCGGCGCGCGCGTTCGCCCGCTGACGGGTGTTTCAAAATGAAATTGCCGTGATTTCGTCCGCTGACGGTTGTTTCAAAATCAAACAAGCACGAATTCGCCGCCGCGTCGCTTCCCGCGCGCCAAAAGTCGTGCGTTCGGCGTTTCGTGGCTCTCCGAGCGTCAAACGGCCACGAATCGACGAATTCGTGGTCATTTTGTTTTCAAACAGGCACAAATTCGCCGCCTGACGGTCATTTCAAAATCAAACAGGCGCAAATTCGCCGGCTGGCAGCATTTTTTGCGCCAGAAGCCGTGAGATGCGCGCGACAGGCGTCTCGGGCGGGCAAAGAGGCGTGTCGGCGCCGCGATATCCTTTCGTGGCCCGAAAAAGCTGCGTGGTGCGTGGCGCGTGGGTATTGGGTGTCGCGAGCACCGTCAACAGGGCGTGCAGGGGTTCTGGGGCGGTTGGCGGTGGGAAAACGCGTGGTACGCCGGTTTTGGAACGGGTTTTGCTGGGGGAAGTACTCGTGTGACGGGGTTTGGGTTTCGCAGAAGTGCGGGGCGGGCCCCACGTGTTGTTCCAGCCACGAGTAGTTGAGAGGTCCCAATGAGTACATCCACGTTGACCATGCGCGACGTCGTCGCCCGTCAGAGTCTCTTTTCCGGGGCGAGCCCCCAAACGCTCGACTACCTCGCCGAGCACGTCGTCGAGGTGCGCTACGCGCCAGGCTCGTGCCTGTGGCTGCCGAATTCGCCGGCGTTGCTCTTCGTCGTGGTGCTCGACGGCGAGCTCGAGGTCATTCGCACCGGCCAGGATTTCTCGGTCGATCTGTATGTCGCGGGGCCGGGCCAGGCGGCGGGCTTCGACGCCCTGCAGGCAGGGGCGCGCAACGGGTGCACGGTGATCGCGCGGCGCGAGACGTTTGTGTTGGCCACCAAAGCCGAGGTGATTCGACACGCGGTCGCCAGCGACGTGTGGCTGCGCGAGCGCGTGGCCGAGGTCTCGCGGCGCCACCACAATCGTCTGCATCAGGCTGCGCAGGCGAGTGCGGAGCGGGTACGCTCGCGCTGAGGTCCTCACACACCAGTGTCGTCCAAGTTCAGGAGCCAACGGCGCGCTCGGTTCGGGCTCGGCGCCGAAGGTGGGCATCGAGTTTCGAAGTGTCGGCCCGGAGTTGCGCGCGTACCTCACAAGAATGGCATGCGCGCGACGCGTGGCAGTCGACTGTTAGCTGCGGCGAAGCACGATATCGAAGCGTCCCTGCTGGGAGATATCTCCTTGGCCCGGCTCGAGGTCGATAATCAGGGTGGGGTCGCCCGAATTGCACCCGCTGCCGCACGGATCGTTGGGCGACAGGAACGGGTCGCCGGCAAAGTAGAGCTGGGTGGTCAACGGCACAAAGCCCGGCTTGGTGACGATAAAGTGGATATGCGCCGGGCGGGTCGAGCCTCCCAGCGGGTAGCGCCCGGGCATGATCGTCTCGAAACGGTAGCGCCCCTGGGCGTCCGTCTGCACCTGCCCGCGCAGTCGGTACTCGGTGCGGTCATCGTGGTAGTTACCCTCGACGTCGGCGTGCCACACGTCGAGGTTGGCCTGGGCGACCGGCGTTCGGCAGTCGGGGCCGAGGACCGTTCCTTCGATGACGATGCGCTCGCCGGGCTCGTCCGCGTCAGCCAACACCGTTCTTTGCGGCGCTCCGTCGAGGTGAAACGGGCCCTCGACGTCGGAGCCGGTCGGCTCGCAGGCGCCGGCATCGGCACCCGCGTCGGCGAGCGCGGTATCCGGCGCGCCTGTGTCGGACGGCGACGCGTCGGGCGACGACGTGTCCGCTCCTGTGTCGCCGGCACTTGTGTCGCCGGAAGATGCATCACGCGACGCGCCGTTCGAGGCGCTGTCGGCGCAGCCCGCCTCGAGTAGCAGAAGTGCACCGGGGGCGAGCCCCAGCCATTTCAA
It encodes:
- a CDS encoding tyrosine recombinase XerC produces the protein MLSHRIDQFLEYMRAERGASKQTLRAYSSDLAQLADYLDEHHDLGEADPADLGLNHLRGFVADRFDQNAASSIARKISTIRSFWKFMLKRDFIEDDIASLLSSPKVSKPLKNYLNVDEIFHLLDSHAPDDVLGVRNMAIWEVGYGCGLRASEIVGLDVPDVHFDDGWVRVVGKGDKERQVPLGRKAARALETYLSRRMELVSGESEEQALFLNYKGGRLSTRSLRRLLKEHLVRAGLDTSITPHGLRHSYATHLLDSGADLRGIQELLGHANLSTTQRYTHVSVDRLMEVYDKTHPLAKKKNDDD
- a CDS encoding cyclic nucleotide-binding domain-containing protein, translating into MSTSTLTMRDVVARQSLFSGASPQTLDYLAEHVVEVRYAPGSCLWLPNSPALLFVVVLDGELEVIRTGQDFSVDLYVAGPGQAAGFDALQAGARNGCTVIARRETFVLATKAEVIRHAVASDVWLRERVAEVSRRHHNRLHQAAQASAERVRSR
- a CDS encoding dioxygenase family protein; the protein is MSDHPDSRRRFLKWLGLAPGALLLLEAGCADSASNGASRDASSGDTSAGDTGADTSSPDASPSDTGAPDTALADAGADAGACEPTGSDVEGPFHLDGAPQRTVLADADEPGERIVIEGTVLGPDCRTPVAQANLDVWHADVEGNYHDDRTEYRLRGQVQTDAQGRYRFETIMPGRYPLGGSTRPAHIHFIVTKPGFVPLTTQLYFAGDPFLSPNDPCGSGCNSGDPTLIIDLEPGQGDISQQGRFDIVLRRS